The following are from one region of the Ruficoccus sp. ZRK36 genome:
- the rbfA gene encoding 30S ribosome-binding factor RbfA, producing the protein MSNRGTRVNELVKREISDILHTRYQGDAVNITITEVAVSSDLRSARVYYSILGDEGTSYLAEKFFAARHREIRQEMSKRIVLKYLPRLRFIEDDSIARGTEVLKIIDEIDAEEDQD; encoded by the coding sequence ATGTCCAATCGGGGAACACGCGTCAACGAGCTGGTCAAGCGCGAGATCAGCGACATCCTGCACACCCGCTATCAGGGCGATGCGGTGAATATCACCATCACGGAGGTCGCCGTCTCGAGTGACCTGCGCAGCGCGCGCGTCTACTACTCGATCCTCGGGGACGAGGGGACATCGTACCTGGCGGAGAAGTTCTTTGCCGCCCGCCATCGGGAGATCCGGCAGGAGATGAGCAAGCGCATCGTCTTAAAATACCTGCCGCGCCTGCGTTTCATCGAGGATGACTCAATCGCTCGGGGTACGGAGGTGCTCAAGATCATCGACGAGATCGACGCCGAAGAAGATCAGGACTGA
- the infB gene encoding translation initiation factor IF-2 has product MSVRIYELSKELNMENKEVMQLLRDRGFEVKSASSTVDNISAQALIEEFSGEGTDADSEKTSEPADAPASDAVTPGPAVPKLPPSAIVKTPAQIEQEKREKEAAAEEARHKREEERAAVRQAQREAMVTPGPKAGPATPPMPERKSPPPPPMPSARRPMPAPPVTAPGRAAPSPVPPRTPAAPSTPPAPGAAGAAPSTTPPPVKIPAPVRPTNSPIIPPSVPKPQQPGQQAPAAGKVIEKEGEKIIQVKPPIVVRDFAVLLGKKPFQLISELMEMGIFASMNQAIEEANAKQIAERHGFTLDIRHRGDDKPEPKKKKDKPREDDPALMEERPAVVCVLGHVDHGKTSLLDKIRKANVVSGEAGGITQHVGAYQITHNEKKITFLDTPGHAAFSKIRERGANVTDIAILVVAADDGFMPQTDEALKFARNANVEIIVAINKMDAKGANIDRVKQQMQERDLMPEDWGGETLCTPVSALEGTNIEELLELVLLQAEVSELRANPKANAEGVIVESQVEQGRGPTATVIIQKGTLKVGDALVSGPNYCKVRAMMNEHGKPIKTAPPSTPVRIMGWSGTPTSGAVCTVAKNEKAAKREAEENEQALKAEANATPVVTSGASDLDSLLAAIDEQSSKVLRVVIKGDVNGSVEALADCLNAIESDKVKLEVIETGVGVITKNDVTLADSSEAAVIGFNVKQENGVTALAKHHGVRIIQHNIIYELITSVEEAMAELLDPEFREVKLGMAEVRATFPLAKGQVAGCMVTEGMIKRDAHARLLRKEEVVHEGRIGTLKRFKDDATEVRAGYECGIQISGCNDYKEGDRIECYEIHEFRPSLR; this is encoded by the coding sequence ATGAGTGTCCGCATTTACGAGCTCTCCAAAGAGCTGAACATGGAAAACAAGGAGGTTATGCAACTCCTCCGCGATCGTGGTTTTGAGGTGAAAAGCGCCTCGAGCACGGTTGATAACATCTCCGCCCAGGCGCTCATCGAAGAATTTAGCGGGGAGGGCACTGACGCCGATAGCGAAAAGACCTCCGAGCCCGCTGATGCTCCTGCCTCAGATGCAGTCACGCCTGGTCCTGCTGTTCCGAAGCTGCCCCCGTCCGCCATCGTGAAGACGCCCGCTCAGATCGAGCAGGAGAAGCGCGAGAAGGAAGCCGCTGCCGAGGAGGCCCGCCACAAGCGTGAAGAAGAGCGCGCGGCCGTCCGCCAGGCTCAGCGCGAGGCTATGGTTACCCCCGGCCCGAAGGCTGGCCCGGCCACTCCGCCGATGCCCGAGCGTAAGTCTCCGCCGCCTCCGCCAATGCCCAGTGCGCGCCGCCCGATGCCTGCGCCGCCCGTGACGGCTCCCGGCCGTGCCGCACCCTCACCGGTGCCGCCGCGTACACCTGCTGCGCCGTCCACTCCGCCCGCACCCGGCGCTGCCGGTGCCGCGCCTTCGACGACGCCCCCTCCGGTTAAGATCCCGGCTCCGGTTCGCCCGACGAACAGCCCAATTATTCCGCCGTCCGTTCCCAAGCCTCAGCAGCCTGGCCAGCAGGCTCCTGCTGCCGGTAAGGTGATCGAGAAGGAGGGTGAGAAGATCATCCAGGTCAAGCCCCCCATCGTCGTGCGCGATTTCGCCGTACTTCTGGGCAAGAAACCTTTCCAGCTCATTTCCGAACTGATGGAGATGGGTATTTTCGCCTCGATGAATCAGGCGATCGAGGAAGCCAACGCCAAGCAAATTGCCGAGCGCCATGGCTTCACGCTGGATATTCGCCACCGCGGCGATGACAAGCCCGAGCCCAAGAAAAAGAAGGACAAGCCCCGCGAAGACGATCCCGCCCTGATGGAGGAGCGCCCCGCGGTTGTCTGTGTACTGGGTCACGTTGACCACGGTAAGACCAGCCTGCTGGACAAGATCCGCAAGGCCAACGTCGTCTCTGGCGAGGCCGGTGGTATCACCCAGCACGTCGGTGCGTACCAGATCACGCACAACGAGAAGAAGATCACCTTCCTGGACACCCCGGGGCACGCGGCCTTCTCCAAGATCCGTGAGCGTGGTGCCAATGTCACCGACATCGCTATTTTGGTCGTGGCAGCCGATGACGGCTTTATGCCGCAGACTGACGAGGCTCTTAAGTTCGCCCGCAACGCGAATGTCGAGATCATCGTCGCCATCAACAAGATGGACGCCAAGGGAGCCAACATCGACCGCGTCAAGCAGCAGATGCAGGAGCGCGACCTCATGCCCGAAGACTGGGGCGGTGAAACTCTTTGCACTCCGGTCTCTGCACTGGAGGGAACAAACATCGAAGAGCTGCTGGAGCTCGTTCTGCTCCAGGCCGAAGTCAGCGAACTGCGCGCCAACCCCAAGGCCAACGCCGAAGGGGTCATCGTGGAGTCGCAGGTAGAGCAGGGCAGAGGCCCGACCGCTACCGTGATCATCCAGAAGGGCACGCTCAAGGTCGGCGACGCTCTGGTCTCTGGCCCGAACTACTGTAAGGTTCGCGCCATGATGAACGAGCACGGCAAGCCGATTAAGACTGCGCCGCCCTCTACTCCGGTCCGCATCATGGGCTGGTCGGGCACGCCGACTTCCGGAGCCGTCTGCACCGTGGCCAAAAACGAAAAGGCCGCCAAGCGTGAGGCCGAAGAAAACGAGCAGGCCCTCAAGGCCGAAGCCAACGCCACGCCGGTTGTTACTTCGGGTGCGAGCGATCTGGACAGCCTCCTGGCCGCCATCGACGAGCAGTCCTCCAAGGTGCTGCGTGTCGTGATCAAGGGCGACGTGAACGGCAGTGTCGAAGCTCTCGCTGACTGCCTCAACGCCATTGAAAGCGACAAGGTCAAGCTTGAGGTCATCGAGACCGGTGTTGGTGTGATCACCAAGAATGACGTCACCCTGGCCGACTCTTCGGAGGCCGCCGTGATCGGTTTTAACGTCAAGCAGGAGAACGGTGTCACCGCACTGGCCAAGCACCACGGCGTGCGCATCATCCAGCACAACATCATTTACGAGCTCATCACCTCGGTCGAAGAAGCCATGGCCGAGCTGCTCGATCCGGAGTTCCGCGAAGTCAAACTCGGCATGGCCGAGGTTCGCGCCACCTTCCCGCTGGCCAAGGGCCAGGTCGCCGGTTGTATGGTGACGGAGGGCATGATCAAGCGCGACGCTCACGCCCGCCTGCTGCGCAAGGAGGAGGTCGTCCACGAGGGCCGTATCGGTACCCTCAAACGCTTCAAGGACGACGCCACCGAGGTGCGCGCCGGCTACGAGTGTGGTATCCAGATCAGCGGCTGCAACGACTACAAGGAAGGCGACCGCATCGAGTGCTACGAAATCCACGAGTTCCGTCCGAGCCTGCGCTAG
- the nusA gene encoding transcription termination factor NusA: MSNEILSVLEYMEKEKGISREDMIATIAAAIKGAAQKGVNAGAELEVQIDPRTGALKAWTLLNVVDSFSDPSTEIPLDKAHLYDKNAKVGDVIRKDIDPAFLGRIAAQTARQAIMQRVRQFEKERIYDDYKDSVGDIVTGVVRRRERGDLIVDLGKAEAVLPPRERVPGEDYAPGERIRCLLLAIESTPRGPELILSRSSIKFVRRLFELEVTEIADGTVTLEGMAREPGYRTKICVHSNDMKVDPVGACVGARGARVKSIVRELGGEKIDIIRYFQDPQQMLEEAIKPAIPKNLQIDPIAKRIYFEVSEDDLAVAIGRRGQNAKLTSRLMGWRLDIGKEKREAATLEERAERAGANLAQSLGIDEDLAEKLVAMGINSVEVIAAGVTADDLVDSGDFTPEQAAGIIAKVNELQSQA; encoded by the coding sequence ATGAGTAACGAAATCCTGTCTGTTCTCGAATACATGGAGAAGGAGAAGGGGATCAGCCGAGAGGACATGATCGCCACCATCGCGGCTGCCATCAAAGGTGCCGCCCAGAAGGGCGTCAATGCCGGCGCCGAGCTCGAAGTGCAGATCGATCCGCGCACCGGTGCTCTCAAAGCGTGGACATTGCTCAACGTGGTTGACTCCTTTAGCGATCCTTCTACCGAAATACCCCTCGATAAGGCCCACCTGTACGATAAAAATGCTAAGGTGGGGGACGTTATTCGTAAGGATATCGATCCGGCTTTCCTCGGGCGTATTGCCGCCCAGACCGCCCGCCAGGCTATCATGCAGCGCGTGCGCCAGTTCGAGAAAGAACGCATTTACGACGACTACAAGGATTCGGTTGGTGACATCGTGACCGGTGTGGTCCGCCGCCGTGAACGGGGCGACCTGATCGTGGATCTCGGTAAGGCCGAGGCTGTCCTGCCGCCGCGTGAGCGCGTCCCCGGTGAAGACTACGCCCCCGGCGAACGCATCCGCTGCCTGCTGCTGGCGATCGAAAGCACCCCCCGCGGCCCCGAGCTCATCCTCAGCCGCTCCAGCATTAAATTTGTCCGCCGTCTCTTCGAACTCGAAGTGACGGAAATCGCCGATGGTACCGTGACGCTTGAGGGCATGGCCCGCGAGCCTGGTTACCGTACCAAGATCTGCGTCCACAGCAATGACATGAAGGTGGACCCCGTCGGCGCTTGCGTCGGTGCCCGTGGCGCCCGCGTCAAGAGCATCGTGCGTGAACTCGGCGGTGAAAAGATCGACATCATCCGCTACTTCCAAGATCCGCAGCAGATGCTAGAGGAGGCCATCAAGCCGGCCATCCCGAAGAACCTGCAGATCGACCCCATCGCCAAGCGTATTTACTTCGAGGTGAGCGAGGACGACCTCGCCGTGGCCATCGGCCGCCGCGGGCAGAACGCCAAGCTGACCTCCCGCCTGATGGGCTGGCGCCTCGATATCGGTAAGGAAAAGCGCGAAGCCGCCACGCTGGAAGAGCGCGCCGAACGCGCCGGTGCCAACCTCGCCCAATCCCTGGGAATCGACGAGGATCTGGCCGAAAAACTCGTCGCTATGGGCATCAACTCGGTCGAGGTTATCGCCGCTGGTGTCACCGCAGACGACCTTGTCGATTCCGGTGATTTTACGCCGGAACAAGCCGCTGGCATCATTGCCAAAGTCAACGAACTCCAATCCCAGGCCTGA
- a CDS encoding helicase C-terminal domain-containing protein: protein MIGFREGGGSPLPRTPLSVELADRVFAPDGWLAEQLGLEHRPQQEAMAQAVSRSMATDSPLVFEAGTGVGKSLAYLVPGILQAVADKRPLIVSSHTIALQQQLKNHDIPLVRRLFDQVPQLEPYRGFKVALMVGRGNYLCGHRLARAIQTRGDLFNKAEAEELERICEWSTQTKTGLREELTPAPSPEVWEWVNADGSSCNSKNCTPDTCFYRKAIAERAQAQVVIVNHSLLFSLISAGLSPAGGARGVLFPEDFLVLDEAHTIPEIATNHCGLNISSYAIERALKLLYNPKTKKGLLSKIAKRPDQEQVVRAISASESFFNGIRRQYLEKRDVMRLMKPDWTDPILHRPLGTVSGILKRLRQDITDEGTQQELADHATRLDAYLKGITHCLSLEEESEVYWMEKTGRRRQIVTLRTAPIDVAEFLQETLFEKDTSVTLASATLTSGRSMAPFLRRAGAEGEETGIEASPFDYENNVEIYIAEDAPGPDRSSNRLDIHYLADTIGFCTLQSEGGTLALFTSYADLNRVAQQLQPVLEKAGRTLLSQGMGLSRSELKNRFMEAGDALLLGTESFWTGFDVPGPALSQVIITRLPFEIPTHPVAEARSEWIRKRGGNPFAEMTLPDAVIQFRQGIGRLIRKQDDTGRIVVLDSRILHKEYGRHFIEVLPKRHFARFNQHDREDVFVM from the coding sequence ATGATCGGATTTCGCGAAGGCGGGGGCAGCCCGCTGCCCCGTACTCCGCTGAGCGTTGAGCTGGCGGATCGGGTCTTCGCGCCCGATGGCTGGCTGGCTGAGCAGCTCGGTCTGGAGCACCGCCCCCAGCAGGAGGCCATGGCCCAGGCTGTCTCACGTTCCATGGCCACGGACAGCCCGCTAGTCTTCGAGGCAGGCACCGGCGTCGGCAAGAGCCTCGCCTACCTTGTACCGGGCATCCTGCAGGCCGTAGCCGACAAGCGCCCCCTGATCGTCTCCTCGCACACCATCGCCCTCCAGCAGCAGCTCAAGAACCACGATATCCCGCTGGTGCGGCGGCTTTTCGACCAGGTGCCCCAGCTGGAGCCCTACCGGGGCTTCAAGGTCGCGCTCATGGTCGGGCGTGGCAACTACCTGTGCGGCCACCGTCTGGCCCGCGCTATTCAGACCCGCGGAGATCTATTTAATAAAGCCGAAGCCGAGGAACTGGAACGCATCTGCGAGTGGTCCACCCAGACCAAGACCGGGCTGCGCGAGGAGTTGACGCCCGCGCCCTCCCCCGAAGTCTGGGAATGGGTCAATGCCGACGGCTCCTCCTGCAACTCTAAAAACTGCACGCCGGATACCTGTTTTTACCGTAAGGCCATCGCCGAGCGTGCTCAGGCGCAGGTCGTCATCGTCAACCACAGCCTGCTCTTCAGCCTGATCAGCGCAGGGCTCTCCCCTGCCGGTGGCGCGCGGGGCGTGCTCTTCCCGGAGGACTTCCTCGTGCTCGACGAGGCGCACACCATCCCGGAGATCGCCACCAACCACTGCGGGCTCAATATCAGCTCCTACGCCATCGAGCGCGCCCTGAAGCTTCTTTACAACCCGAAGACCAAGAAAGGGCTGCTGTCAAAAATCGCCAAGCGCCCCGATCAGGAGCAGGTCGTGCGCGCCATCAGCGCGAGTGAGTCGTTCTTTAACGGCATCCGTCGCCAGTACCTGGAAAAGCGCGATGTGATGCGCCTGATGAAGCCTGACTGGACCGACCCGATCCTGCACCGCCCTCTGGGCACCGTCTCCGGTATACTCAAGCGCCTGCGCCAGGACATCACCGACGAGGGCACCCAGCAGGAGCTGGCCGACCACGCCACCCGCCTCGACGCCTACCTCAAGGGCATCACGCACTGCCTCTCTCTAGAAGAAGAGAGCGAAGTCTACTGGATGGAAAAAACCGGGCGCCGCCGCCAGATCGTCACCCTGCGCACCGCCCCTATCGACGTGGCCGAGTTTTTACAGGAGACGCTTTTCGAAAAAGATACCTCCGTCACCCTGGCCAGCGCCACCCTGACCAGCGGTCGTTCCATGGCCCCCTTTCTGCGGCGGGCCGGAGCCGAAGGCGAAGAAACGGGCATCGAGGCCTCGCCCTTCGACTACGAGAACAACGTCGAAATCTACATCGCCGAGGATGCGCCCGGCCCAGACCGCAGCTCCAACCGCCTCGATATCCACTACCTGGCCGACACCATCGGCTTTTGTACGCTCCAGAGCGAGGGCGGCACACTCGCACTCTTTACCAGCTACGCGGATCTTAACCGCGTGGCCCAGCAGCTCCAGCCCGTACTGGAAAAAGCCGGGCGTACCCTGCTCTCGCAGGGGATGGGCCTCTCTCGCTCCGAGCTGAAAAACCGCTTTATGGAAGCCGGGGACGCCCTCCTGCTCGGCACAGAGAGCTTCTGGACCGGGTTCGATGTGCCCGGCCCGGCGCTCTCGCAAGTGATCATCACACGCCTGCCCTTTGAGATACCGACTCACCCGGTGGCAGAGGCTCGCTCCGAGTGGATTCGCAAGCGCGGCGGCAACCCCTTCGCGGAGATGACCCTGCCCGACGCGGTGATCCAGTTCCGGCAGGGGATCGGGCGGCTCATCCGCAAGCAGGACGACACCGGCCGTATCGTCGTGCTGGACTCACGCATCCTTCACAAGGAGTACGGGCGGCACTTTATCGAAGTCCTCCCGAAGCGCCACTTCGCCCGATTCAACCAGCATGACCGCGAGGATGTATTTGTCATGTAA
- a CDS encoding transglutaminase family protein, whose product MKHLCIQHSTRYDFSQPVRLGPHTLLIRPRAGHDVRIESSMLTIDPVPSQILWQRDLYNNSVARVLFAESDTLSLSISSEVTLQQFDIEASPLPIASNAEEWPFNYHSIERLDLVSFQTPAFFGDQVQVGQWVDGILAEQADWRTEDLLARLASETANNFQYAMREEEGVQKPAQTLSKRGGSCRDFATLFIEACRYLGLAARFVSGYLNAPGMAYAEGSTHAWSEVYLPGQGWRGFDNTSGRLCGPDHIATAIARHPEMVPPISGSYTGPGGVSTTLSVNVNVSERT is encoded by the coding sequence ATGAAACATCTTTGCATCCAGCACTCCACCCGCTACGACTTTTCCCAGCCGGTACGGCTCGGGCCGCACACGCTGCTTATCCGGCCTCGCGCCGGGCACGATGTGCGCATCGAGAGCAGCATGCTCACCATCGACCCGGTGCCCTCGCAGATACTCTGGCAGAGGGACCTTTATAATAACTCGGTCGCGCGGGTGCTGTTCGCCGAGTCGGATACCCTGAGCCTGTCCATCAGCAGCGAGGTGACGCTCCAGCAGTTTGATATCGAGGCCTCCCCCCTGCCCATCGCCTCCAATGCCGAGGAGTGGCCCTTTAACTACCACTCCATCGAGCGGCTGGACCTGGTGTCTTTCCAGACCCCGGCCTTTTTCGGAGATCAAGTCCAGGTCGGCCAATGGGTGGACGGCATCCTGGCCGAGCAAGCCGACTGGCGCACGGAGGACCTGTTGGCCCGCCTCGCCTCAGAGACTGCCAACAATTTCCAGTACGCCATGCGCGAGGAGGAAGGTGTACAGAAACCTGCCCAAACCCTGTCCAAACGCGGGGGCTCCTGCCGGGATTTCGCCACGCTCTTTATCGAAGCCTGCCGCTACCTCGGGCTGGCCGCGCGCTTCGTCAGTGGCTACCTGAACGCCCCTGGCATGGCATACGCCGAAGGCTCCACCCATGCCTGGTCCGAGGTCTACCTCCCCGGACAGGGCTGGCGGGGCTTTGACAATACGAGCGGCCGCCTCTGCGGCCCCGATCATATCGCTACCGCCATTGCGCGCCACCCGGAGATGGTTCCACCCATCTCGGGCAGCTATACGGGACCCGGTGGCGTCAGCACGACCCTGTCCGTCAACGTCAACGTCAGCGAGCGCACCTGA
- a CDS encoding PP2C family serine/threonine-protein phosphatase, producing MSGNSDNPPSKAASAVESPVLIYGATDRGLMRSENEDALLVDAKRGFFAVADGLGGLPEGAMASEIAIELLSKWAQQHKEGESVRFRPVFDHINEAVYQRGREISADLGIGTTLTAAYLHARQLTIGHIGDTALVVFKADGTWEQLTQDHTMAQEMLDQLQPGEDAYIPDYFNHTLTRCLGQMGEIKTDIIEAILEPGDRVLIFSDGVTKTHNMDEVQELIFSVSRPQTFVKSLIKTANERGGPDNITAIALFIENT from the coding sequence ATGTCCGGAAACTCCGACAACCCTCCATCCAAAGCCGCATCTGCGGTCGAATCCCCTGTCCTGATTTACGGTGCCACCGATCGCGGCCTCATGCGCAGCGAAAACGAAGATGCGCTGCTGGTCGATGCGAAGCGGGGATTTTTCGCCGTGGCCGACGGCTTGGGTGGCCTGCCCGAGGGGGCCATGGCCAGCGAGATTGCCATCGAGCTGCTCAGCAAGTGGGCCCAGCAGCACAAAGAGGGCGAGAGCGTGAGATTTCGTCCGGTTTTCGACCATATCAACGAAGCCGTTTACCAGCGTGGACGGGAGATCAGCGCGGACCTTGGCATAGGTACGACGTTGACCGCCGCCTATCTGCATGCCCGGCAGTTAACTATCGGCCATATCGGCGACACCGCGCTGGTGGTATTCAAAGCCGACGGTACGTGGGAGCAACTGACTCAGGACCATACCATGGCCCAGGAGATGCTCGACCAGCTCCAGCCCGGTGAGGATGCCTACATCCCCGACTACTTTAACCATACGCTGACACGCTGCCTCGGCCAGATGGGAGAGATCAAGACCGACATCATCGAGGCCATCCTTGAGCCCGGCGACCGCGTCCTGATCTTCAGTGATGGCGTGACCAAGACGCACAACATGGATGAAGTGCAGGAGCTTATCTTTTCGGTCTCACGGCCACAGACGTTTGTCAAAAGCCTGATCAAGACCGCTAACGAACGCGGCGGGCCGGATAACATCACCGCCATCGCCCTTTTTATTGAAAACACCTGA
- a CDS encoding molecular chaperone DnaJ produces the protein MNIDLLRERLAADPHNPLFHFSLGQALSQDAQWSEAIEHLQFCSQSRDDWMLPRIMLGKALIETGEREAAVPYLQEGLRLAEVQHHEDPADEARKLLAELGAEEA, from the coding sequence ATGAACATCGATCTGCTGCGTGAGCGCCTGGCCGCTGACCCTCACAATCCGCTTTTTCACTTCAGCCTCGGGCAGGCTCTTTCTCAGGATGCCCAGTGGTCCGAAGCCATCGAGCACCTGCAGTTCTGCAGCCAAAGCCGCGACGACTGGATGCTGCCTCGCATCATGCTGGGTAAGGCGCTGATCGAAACCGGTGAGCGTGAGGCCGCCGTCCCCTACCTGCAGGAAGGTCTGCGCCTGGCAGAGGTACAGCATCACGAAGACCCCGCCGATGAAGCCCGCAAACTGTTAGCGGAGCTTGGCGCAGAGGAAGCGTAA